A portion of the Cryptomeria japonica chromosome 5, Sugi_1.0, whole genome shotgun sequence genome contains these proteins:
- the LOC131045819 gene encoding uncharacterized protein LOC131045819 encodes MEKKVESSSCNVEDRFGIRIERNPSQSRLSDLGIHYWPKWGCPPGRFPLTFDAEETCYLVKGKVKAYPKGCSDYIEFGAGDLVVFPKGLSCTWDVSIAVDKHYKFD; translated from the exons ATGGAAAAGAAGGTGGAGAGTAGTAGCTGCAATGTTGAGGACAGGTTTGGAATCAGAATTGAGAGAAATCCTTCTCAGTCTCGCTTGTCAGATCTTGGCATCCATTACTGGCCTAA GTGGGGCTGCCCCCCAGGCAGGTTTCCACTGACATTTGATGCAGAAGAGACCTGTTATCTTGTGAAGGGGAAAGTGAAGGCTTATCCAAAAGGGTGTTCAGACTACATTGAGTTTGGTGCAGGCGATTTGGTTGTCTTTCCAAAAGGATTGAGCTGCACATGGGACGTATCTATTGCTGTTGACAAACATTATAAATTTGATTGA